In a single window of the Gossypium hirsutum isolate 1008001.06 chromosome D02, Gossypium_hirsutum_v2.1, whole genome shotgun sequence genome:
- the LOC107910518 gene encoding uncharacterized protein, protein MANGKLIVVCQSGGKFTTNGDGTLSYSGGDAHATSLTLNTKFDDFKSEISDMWKYDLQSLTIKYLLPNNKRTLITISTDRDILRFLEFHEDSASADVYVMTPSPPSPSDATSLPCSRSSHTMPNGPVSPIDAPTDYLPDEPIFPVDAPMDFLPDSEDAGKQKTPQISSWKSCITGVGQTFNTRHELHEALDKFSLAHGFHYTLKNSDGRRFCARCKAEGCPWFFIAPKLSTTKLFRIKKMNDTHTCGVGSIRATASRKLVASIVKEKLRDTPTYKPQEIIDDIRRDLGIELNYAQAYGGIAAALEELQGSHRTAYNQLPLLCEKILETNPGSAAILNTKEDLNFHRIFVAFHASLYGFQNGCRPLLFLDCTSLKSKYRGELFTATALDGNDGNFLVAFAIVDVLSDDNWHWFLEQLKTVLSMSPEITFVADMKKEMSESLSLVFPNCFHGYCLHQLTESLKRKFKGSLTLEVVRVLISEFHSAAYAPTAEGFKKCIETIKNISPEAYEWVLQTEPEHWANAFFKGARYNHLKSSVTESFCDWVSDLPAMPITQVIETIRRKLMEFIYTRKMDSDQWSSNLTPSAEENLQRSLVNSRSLEVVLSHSSCFKVRDTLDMINVVNLENWDCSCREWQINGLPCLHAVAAIEHVGKNVYDYCYRYFTTEAFKVTYSESINPIPPLDRCMKRESSLVLVHPPCVTRPVGRPKERKYALKSNQAVKRTLQCSKCKKLGHNKRKCKQSA, encoded by the exons ATGGCTAATGGAAAGCTGATCGTTGTATGTCAGTCCGGTGGGAAGTTCACCACCAACGGTGACGGCACCCTTTCCTACTCCGGTGGGGATGCCCACGCTACCAGTCTCACCCTCAACACAAAATTTGATGATTTCAAGTCTGAGATTTCTGATATGTGGAAGTATGACCTGCAGTCTCTCACCATTAAGTACTTGCTCCCCAACAATAAGCGCACCCTTATCACCATTTCCACTGACAGAGACATACTCCGTTTCCTTGAATTCCATGAAGACTCTGCTTCCGCTGATGTTTATGTCATGACCCCCTCGCCTCCTTCTCCTAGCGATGCTACCTCCTTGCCTTGCAGCAG GTCCAGTCATACAATGCCCAATGGACCTGTTTCTCCCATTGATGCTCCTACGGATTATCTTCCCGATGAGCCTATTTTTCCCGTTGATGCTCCTATGGATTTTCTTCCTGATTCAGAAGATGCTGGGAAGCAAAAAACACCTCAAATTTCATCATGGAAGAGTTGCATTACAGGCGTAGGTCAGACTTTTAATACTCGACATGAACTTCACGAGGCTTTGGACAAGTTTTCTTTAGCACACGGTTTCCATTATACTCTTAAAAATAGCGATGGCAGGCGTTTTTGCGCGAGGTGTAAAGCGGAAGGGTGTCCTTGGTTCTTTATAGCACCAAAATTGTCTACCACCAAGTTGTTCAGGATTAAGAAGATGAATGATACCCATACCTGTGGTGTAGGATCAATACGTGCAACTGCCTCAAGGAAATTGGTCGCAAGTATTGTAAAGGAAAAGTTGCGAGATACCCCTACTTACAAGCCGCAAGAAATCATTGATGATATTCGACGAGATTTGGGGATTGAACTGAATTATGCACAGGCTTATGGGGGGATAGCAGCTGCATTAGAGGAACTTCAAGGTTCACATAGAACAGCATACAATCAGTTGCCTTTGCTGTGTGAGAAAATATTGGAGACAAATCCTGGCAGTGCTGCCATTCTCAACACCAAAGAAGACTTGAACTTTCACCGAATATTCGTTGCTTTCCATGCATCGCTCTACGGATTCCAGAATGGTTGCCGCCCACTACTTTTTCTGGACTGCACATCTTTGAAGTCAAAATACAGGGGAGAACTGTTTACTGCCACTGCTTTGGATGGAAATGATGGTAATTTTCTTGTAGCTTTTGCAATTGTAGATGTACTAAGTGATGATAATTGGCATTGGTTTCTGGAGCAGCTGAAGACTGTGCTCTCCATGTCTCCTGAGATAACATTTGTGGCAGACATGAAAAAGGAGATGAGTGAATCCCTTAGCTTGGTATTTCCAAATTGTTTCCATGGTTATTGCCTGCATCAGCTAACAGAAAGCTtgaaaagaaagtttaagggATCATTAACTCTAGAGGTAGTTCGTGTGCTAATTTCTGAATTTCATAGTGCTGCCTATGCACCAACTGCTGAAGGGTTCAAGAAGTGCATTGAGACCATAAAAAACATATCACCTGAGGCTTACGAATGGGTCCTGCAAACTGAACCTGAGCACTGGGCAAATGCATTTTTCAAGGGTGCTAGGTACAATCATCTTAAATCTAGTGTTACAGAATCATTTTGCGATTGGGTTTCTGATTTACCTGCAATGCCAATAACACAAGTAATTGAAACGATACGCCGTAAATTGATGGAATTCATCTATACACGCAAGATGGATTCGGATCAATGGTCATCAAACCTTACTCCATCTGCAGAGGAAAACCTCCAAAGAAGTCTTGTCAATTCACGTTCTCTTGAAGTAGTACTTTCACACAGTAGTTGTTTCAAGGTTCGGGATACTTTAGACATGATAAACGTTGTTAACCTTGAAAATTGGGATTGTAGTTGCAGGGAATGGCAGATCAACGGATTGCCATGTTTACATGCAGTGGCAGCAATTGAGCACGTTGGCAAGAATGTGTATGATTACTGCTACAGATATTTTACTACTGAGGCTTTTAAAGTTACATATTCAGAGTCTATAAACCCAATACCGCCGTTAGACAGGTGCATGAAAAGAGAATCATCGCTGGTGCTTGTGCATCCTCCTTGCGTGACCCGTCCGGTAGGGCGGCCCAAGGAAAGAAAATACGCACTTAAATCCAATCAAGCTGTTAAGAGAACACTTCAGTGCAGCAAGTGCAAAAAGCTTGGGCACAACAAAAGGAAATGCAAGCAATCTGCTTAG